In Candidatus Defluviilinea proxima, a single genomic region encodes these proteins:
- a CDS encoding HAD family hydrolase, which translates to MNTKKALFTDLDDTLYSWIDSFAPSFRAMVHVLHKKTQIEEEKLIESFRKVYNKRKTLDYSFVIQELDIWEELGWSKEKVISDAVKDARGAVSRVRSHHFALYNGVRDTLKWLKSENVFVIAYTNSPGYIAERRLKKLQIDTYIDCLAFFYDYEIPKDVPSDVQEARKSGKPKSSIRCKERFDNLKKPDPRPIYSLIEKHHLDAAKTYLIGDSIENDVYMAQQAGIFDIWAQYGTINHNPKDIETIKRISTISEQDRKRNLELREMTKPKFTVSNFAEIKDIIGSNQLSFNF; encoded by the coding sequence ATGAACACTAAGAAGGCTTTGTTCACTGATTTAGACGATACATTGTATAGCTGGATAGACTCTTTTGCCCCTAGCTTTAGAGCAATGGTGCATGTGTTACACAAAAAAACTCAAATTGAAGAAGAAAAATTAATAGAGTCGTTTAGAAAAGTTTACAACAAAAGAAAAACATTGGACTACAGTTTTGTAATACAAGAACTTGATATTTGGGAAGAGTTGGGGTGGTCAAAAGAGAAGGTCATTAGTGATGCAGTTAAAGATGCAAGAGGAGCGGTCAGCAGGGTCAGGTCTCATCACTTTGCACTTTATAATGGAGTAAGAGATACACTCAAGTGGCTTAAGAGTGAAAATGTTTTTGTAATCGCATACACTAATTCACCAGGCTATATTGCAGAGAGGCGTTTAAAGAAACTTCAAATAGACACCTACATTGATTGTTTAGCCTTTTTTTACGATTATGAAATACCTAAAGACGTTCCAAGTGATGTACAAGAAGCTCGCAAATCAGGCAAACCAAAATCTTCAATTCGTTGCAAGGAAAGATTTGATAATTTAAAGAAACCCGATCCACGACCAATCTATTCACTAATTGAGAAACATCACTTGGATGCTGCAAAGACCTATCTTATAGGCGATAGCATTGAAAATGATGTGTATATGGCGCAGCAAGCTGGTATTTTTGATATATGGGCTCAATATGGCACAATTAACCATAACCCTAAGGATATTGAGACAATAAAGCGAATATCAACTATATCGGAACAAGATCGAAAAAGGAATTTGGAACTACGTGAAATGACAAAGCCAAAGTTTACTGTAAGTAATTTTGCAGAAATTAAAGATATTATTGGCTCAAATCAATTGTCATTTAACTTCTAA
- the ettA gene encoding energy-dependent translational throttle protein EttA, whose translation MSNESLVIYSMNKVGRLIPISNKMILRDISLGFYFGAKIGVLGLNGAGKSTLLRIIAGIDKDYIGEISQAKGYTYGYLEQEPKLDETKTVIEVVKEAVAPIVEMLARFDEVNAKFAEPDADFDALVAEQAKLQEQLDKHDAWNLDSHLEVAMDALRCPPGDTPIKILSGGEKRRVALTRLLLTEPDVLLLDEPTNHLDAESVAWLEHHLRDYKGTVIAVTHDRYFLDNVAGWILELDRGYGIPYKGNYSSWLEQKQERLRLEEKAESQRQKTLSRELEWIRMGAKARQAKGQARVTAYEKLLGQEAEARREELDIYIPPGPRLGDLVFEFDKVTKSYGDRLILDGFSASIPPGSIVGIIGPNGAGKTTLLKMITGKETPDSGSIKIGDTVKFSYVDQTRTLDPEKTVYEEISGGAENLELGKRKVNSRGYVSSFNFAGSDQQKKVGILSGGERNRVHLAKTLTEGANVLLLDEPTNDLDVNTLRALEEALTEFAGVALVVSHDRWFLDRICTHLIVYEGDSVAKMYIGNWSDYETMMTEKFGKDLTPHRVKYRTLKR comes from the coding sequence ATGTCAAACGAATCCCTCGTAATCTACTCCATGAACAAAGTGGGGCGACTCATCCCCATCAGCAACAAAATGATCCTGCGCGATATTTCGCTCGGCTTCTACTTCGGCGCCAAGATCGGCGTGCTCGGTCTTAACGGCGCGGGCAAATCTACCCTGCTGCGCATCATCGCGGGCATCGACAAAGACTACATCGGCGAGATCTCGCAAGCCAAAGGCTACACCTACGGCTACCTCGAGCAGGAACCCAAACTCGATGAAACCAAAACAGTCATCGAAGTCGTGAAAGAGGCGGTCGCGCCCATCGTCGAAATGCTCGCGCGCTTCGATGAGGTCAACGCCAAATTCGCCGAACCCGATGCCGACTTCGATGCCCTCGTCGCCGAGCAAGCCAAATTGCAGGAACAACTCGACAAGCACGACGCCTGGAATCTCGACAGCCATCTCGAAGTGGCAATGGATGCGCTGCGCTGTCCGCCAGGCGACACGCCTATCAAAATTTTATCGGGCGGAGAAAAGCGTCGCGTCGCGCTCACCCGACTCCTGCTCACTGAACCCGATGTGCTGCTGCTCGACGAACCCACCAACCACCTCGACGCCGAATCTGTGGCGTGGCTCGAACATCACCTGCGCGACTACAAAGGCACCGTCATCGCCGTCACCCACGACCGTTACTTCCTCGACAATGTCGCAGGCTGGATCCTCGAACTCGACCGCGGCTACGGCATCCCCTACAAAGGCAACTACTCCTCCTGGCTCGAACAAAAACAAGAGCGCCTGCGCCTCGAAGAAAAAGCCGAAAGCCAGCGCCAAAAGACTCTCAGCCGCGAACTCGAATGGATTCGCATGGGAGCCAAGGCGCGTCAGGCAAAGGGACAGGCCCGCGTCACCGCCTACGAAAAATTATTGGGGCAAGAAGCCGAGGCACGCCGCGAAGAACTGGATATCTACATCCCGCCTGGTCCGCGCCTCGGTGATCTCGTTTTTGAATTTGACAAGGTGACCAAGAGCTACGGCGACCGCCTCATTCTCGACGGGTTTTCTGCCTCTATTCCTCCAGGCTCTATCGTCGGGATAATTGGTCCCAACGGCGCAGGCAAGACCACCCTGCTCAAAATGATCACTGGCAAAGAGACTCCCGATAGCGGCTCCATCAAGATCGGTGACACCGTCAAGTTCTCCTACGTCGACCAAACCCGCACCCTCGACCCTGAGAAAACCGTCTACGAAGAAATTTCAGGCGGCGCAGAAAATCTTGAGCTTGGCAAACGCAAAGTCAACTCACGCGGCTATGTCTCATCCTTCAACTTCGCAGGCTCCGACCAGCAAAAGAAAGTCGGCATCCTCTCAGGTGGTGAACGCAACCGCGTCCATCTCGCCAAAACCCTCACCGAAGGCGCCAACGTCCTGCTCCTCGATGAACCCACCAACGACCTCGACGTCAACACCCTGCGTGCCCTCGAAGAAGCCCTCACCGAATTCGCAGGCGTCGCATTAGTCGTCAGCCACGACCGCTGGTTCCTCGACCGCATCTGCACCCACCTCATCGTCTACGAAGGCGACTCAGTGGCAAAGATGTACATCGGCAACTGGTCCGATTACGAAACGATGATGACCGAAAAATTCGGCAAAGATCTCACTCCGCATAGAGTCAAGTATAGAACGTTGAAGAGATAA
- a CDS encoding nucleotidyltransferase, whose amino-acid sequence MAETFKIVIPMAGWGTRMRPHTYSKPKPLVSVAGKTTLEHLLDMFKTMPNPENLEYVFIVSPFLGELQIPAFIEEKYPNIKAHFVIQREMRGQSHAMWLAREYLRGPMQMVFSDTLIETDFSFLATETADSVAWVMPVEDPRRFGVAELNGDGYVKRFIEKPQTMENNLVIAGCYYFREGRDLIAAIEEQMKRDIVIKNEFFLADAMSIMIERGTKIRVHQIDTWLDTGTIDATLETNKILLERGAANITKDETRGSVKILAPSFVDPSAEITDAVIGPHASIGANCKISQSVIQESIVDEGTEIKSTALINSLIGSNCYVEGQPNKEEALCLNIGDNSSVVSK is encoded by the coding sequence TTGGCTGAAACATTCAAAATCGTGATTCCTATGGCAGGCTGGGGGACTCGTATGAGACCTCACACGTATAGCAAGCCCAAGCCGCTCGTTAGTGTGGCGGGTAAAACAACGCTTGAACATCTGCTTGATATGTTCAAGACCATGCCAAACCCCGAAAATCTGGAATATGTTTTTATTGTTAGCCCATTTCTCGGCGAACTACAGATCCCCGCTTTCATTGAAGAGAAATATCCGAACATCAAAGCGCATTTTGTCATCCAGCGTGAGATGAGGGGACAATCTCATGCGATGTGGTTGGCCCGTGAGTATTTGCGTGGGCCAATGCAAATGGTCTTTTCAGACACCCTGATCGAAACTGACTTCTCGTTTCTTGCCACAGAGACAGCTGATTCTGTCGCCTGGGTGATGCCTGTCGAGGACCCGCGTCGCTTTGGTGTGGCCGAACTCAACGGGGATGGGTATGTAAAGCGTTTCATCGAAAAACCGCAAACGATGGAAAATAACCTCGTGATCGCGGGCTGTTACTATTTCAGGGAAGGCAGAGACCTGATCGCCGCCATCGAAGAGCAGATGAAACGTGACATTGTGATCAAGAACGAGTTCTTTCTTGCCGATGCGATGTCCATTATGATCGAGCGTGGGACAAAGATCCGTGTGCATCAGATCGATACCTGGCTTGATACTGGCACGATCGATGCAACTCTTGAAACGAATAAGATCCTTTTAGAGCGTGGCGCGGCAAACATAACGAAGGATGAGACGCGTGGCAGTGTGAAGATCCTGGCTCCATCTTTTGTAGACCCAAGTGCAGAGATTACAGATGCGGTCATTGGGCCTCATGCATCCATCGGAGCCAATTGCAAGATCAGCCAGTCTGTTATTCAGGAAAGCATCGTGGATGAAGGTACTGAGATAAAGAGTACTGCCCTGATCAACTCTTTGATTGGTAGTAACTGTTATGTGGAAGGGCAACCGAACAAGGAAGAAGCGCTGTGCTTGAACATCGGCGATAACAGTTCGGTGGTATCAAAATAA
- a CDS encoding RNA polymerase sigma factor: protein MEDQIAISLLKQGNLNGLEALVIRYQAKAVHAAYLITNERALAEDVVQTAFVKVAQRIHQFDEKREFHPWFFRIVVNDALKAVNKRQHSVSLEELDEPTERIAKWLTDPSPRPDQVLEQKELRENILNAIHSLSPDQRAVVVMRYYLNMSEADMSAKMDRPLSTIKWWLRDARKRLNELITYDRS, encoded by the coding sequence ATGGAAGATCAAATTGCAATATCTTTACTCAAACAAGGCAACTTGAACGGTCTGGAAGCTCTTGTAATTCGTTATCAGGCAAAGGCGGTGCATGCCGCATACTTGATCACGAATGAGCGCGCTCTGGCAGAGGACGTGGTACAGACGGCGTTTGTCAAAGTCGCGCAACGTATCCATCAGTTCGATGAGAAGCGTGAGTTCCATCCCTGGTTTTTTCGTATTGTGGTCAACGACGCTCTGAAGGCTGTGAATAAAAGGCAACATAGTGTGTCTCTTGAAGAACTGGATGAGCCGACCGAGAGAATCGCAAAGTGGTTGACTGATCCGAGTCCACGACCCGACCAGGTGTTGGAACAAAAAGAACTACGCGAAAATATCCTGAATGCCATTCATAGTCTCTCTCCAGATCAACGCGCTGTTGTTGTGATGCGGTACTACCTGAACATGAGTGAGGCGGATATGTCCGCAAAAATGGATCGTCCGCTCAGCACCATCAAATGGTGGCTACGAGATGCTCGCAAACGCCTGAATGAGTTAATTACTTACGACAGGAGCTAA
- a CDS encoding protein kinase: protein MLTQTFKRYEIKEELGVGGMATVYRAYDPSFERDVALKILKRELLEDPMLRERFERETKIVAKLEHAAIVPVYDVGFDNNQLFYVMRYMPGGSLTERIQSGNSQLNRSRISFCVLPTRSIMPIVKASFTVISNLATSSSTKTITPIFLISALPNSHKPPHVSHTLASLALPAT, encoded by the coding sequence ATGCTGACACAAACCTTTAAGCGTTACGAGATCAAGGAAGAATTGGGCGTCGGGGGGATGGCCACGGTGTACCGTGCCTATGACCCATCCTTTGAAAGGGATGTGGCGCTCAAGATCCTTAAACGCGAATTGCTTGAAGACCCCATGTTGCGCGAACGTTTTGAACGTGAAACCAAGATCGTTGCGAAGCTTGAGCACGCGGCCATTGTCCCTGTGTATGATGTGGGGTTTGACAACAACCAGTTGTTCTACGTTATGCGCTATATGCCGGGCGGCTCGCTCACCGAGCGCATCCAAAGCGGAAACTCACAGTTGAACAGATCGCGTATATCCTTCTGCGTCTTGCCGACGCGCTCGATTATGCCCATCGTAAAGGCATCGTTCACCGTGATCTCAAACCTGGCAACATCCTCTTCGACGAAAACGATAACGCCTATATTTCTGATTTCGGCATTGCCAAATTCGCACAAGCCGCCACACGTATCACACACTCTGGCATCATTGGCACTCCCCGCTACATGA
- a CDS encoding aldo/keto reductase: MQYVNLGKTGIMVSRLCLGMMSYGSKQWRDWILVEEDAKPFIKRALDAGINFFDTADVYSLGESEKVTGNLLRHFGVKRETVVVATKVNSPMSDEINDRGLSRKHIMDSIDKSLKRLQMDYVDLYQIHRWDYNTPIEETMEALNDVVRAGKARYIGASSMFAWQFLKAQYTAQSHGWSRFVSMQNHYNLAYREEEREMIPLCIDQGVGLIPWSPMARGFFAGDRKRGGGGETSRAQSDPFANGLYFREEDFTVADRAWEIAKVRGLTASQIALAWMLNKPHITAPIIGATKMDHLEQAIAALDIKLSDEDIKQLEEPYRPHPILGHS; this comes from the coding sequence ATGCAATATGTCAATCTCGGCAAAACAGGAATAATGGTCTCGCGTTTGTGTTTGGGCATGATGAGCTACGGGTCCAAGCAATGGCGTGATTGGATTTTGGTAGAAGAAGATGCAAAACCCTTTATCAAACGTGCGCTCGATGCGGGCATTAACTTCTTCGATACAGCGGATGTATATTCCCTCGGCGAAAGCGAAAAGGTGACTGGGAATCTTCTCAGACATTTCGGCGTCAAGCGCGAAACCGTTGTGGTCGCAACCAAGGTCAATAGCCCGATGAGTGATGAGATCAATGACCGCGGCCTCTCTCGCAAGCACATCATGGATTCGATCGATAAGTCACTTAAGCGTTTGCAGATGGATTACGTGGACTTGTACCAGATCCACCGCTGGGACTACAACACTCCCATCGAAGAGACGATGGAAGCGCTGAACGATGTGGTGCGTGCGGGCAAAGCACGTTATATCGGAGCCTCATCCATGTTCGCGTGGCAATTCTTAAAGGCGCAGTACACAGCTCAAAGTCACGGTTGGAGCCGTTTCGTCTCCATGCAAAATCACTATAACCTCGCCTATCGCGAAGAAGAGCGGGAGATGATCCCGTTGTGTATCGATCAGGGCGTTGGGCTGATCCCTTGGAGCCCCATGGCACGCGGATTTTTTGCCGGTGATCGCAAACGCGGAGGTGGCGGAGAAACGTCACGCGCACAGAGTGATCCGTTTGCCAACGGATTGTATTTCCGCGAGGAGGATTTCACAGTGGCAGACCGTGCATGGGAGATCGCAAAGGTGCGCGGCCTGACCGCCTCACAGATCGCGTTGGCATGGATGCTGAACAAGCCTCATATTACGGCCCCGATCATTGGCGCGACAAAAATGGACCACCTTGAACAGGCCATCGCCGCGCTCGATATCAAGCTTTCAGACGAGGATATCAAGCAATTGGAAGAGCCTTACAGACCTCATCCGATCCTTGGGCATTCCTAA
- a CDS encoding TetR/AcrR family transcriptional regulator, giving the protein MMSRKSLVDVRREEILHGFARCIVKYGLDVSLEQIAAETGVKRSIIRHYIGNRDDLVEALIERITQVYLEDVRVKFEQIGKTHSETALLDYLFDTEANYADWDRVIIDVLVTARERYPSAKQSLQNMFRESVRLLAKTLRVFYPSATPKQCDNTAYTLFCLVTTHEAMRWVDFDKFHGTAIRESALTLLDKLKTG; this is encoded by the coding sequence ATGATGAGCCGAAAAAGTCTGGTCGATGTTCGGCGCGAGGAAATCTTACATGGTTTCGCCCGTTGCATCGTCAAATATGGACTGGATGTATCGTTAGAACAGATAGCCGCAGAAACAGGTGTAAAGCGAAGTATCATTCGCCACTATATCGGGAATCGCGATGACCTTGTCGAGGCGTTAATCGAACGCATCACACAAGTTTATTTAGAAGATGTACGTGTAAAGTTCGAACAGATTGGCAAAACGCATAGTGAAACGGCATTGCTGGATTACCTGTTCGACACCGAAGCAAATTATGCGGATTGGGATAGGGTAATCATAGATGTATTGGTAACAGCCAGGGAACGTTATCCAAGTGCCAAACAAAGTTTGCAGAATATGTTTAGAGAATCGGTTCGCTTACTGGCAAAGACCCTAAGAGTGTTTTATCCCTCTGCCACACCTAAACAATGCGACAACACTGCTTACACATTATTTTGTCTCGTGACCACACACGAAGCTATGCGGTGGGTAGACTTTGACAAATTCCATGGCACGGCAATTCGAGAGAGCGCTTTGACATTGCTTGACAAGCTAAAAACGGGCTAA
- a CDS encoding winged helix-turn-helix transcriptional regulator, which yields MIEVLLGSKNAERVLLYIFTRDEGYAREIASFYGTDLKPIQMQLDKFEKGGILVSRSIGRTRPYEFNPRYPFLNELKALLEKALSFYPAKEQEELQMNRRRPRAKGKTL from the coding sequence ATGATCGAAGTGCTTCTAGGTTCCAAAAATGCGGAAAGGGTCTTGTTATACATCTTTACTCGTGATGAAGGTTACGCGCGAGAGATTGCCAGCTTTTATGGCACGGACTTAAAGCCCATCCAAATGCAATTGGACAAGTTCGAAAAAGGCGGCATCCTCGTCAGCCGTTCTATCGGGCGGACACGCCCGTATGAATTCAATCCGCGTTACCCGTTCTTGAATGAGTTGAAAGCATTACTTGAAAAAGCGCTCTCGTTCTACCCTGCTAAGGAGCAGGAAGAGCTTCAAATGAATCGACGCCGTCCACGGGCGAAGGGGAAGACGCTATGA
- a CDS encoding thymidine kinase, with product MEQSGHLEVICGCMYSGKTEELIRRIRRVLIAKRKVQVFKSHRDTRYSKYEVISHTGEKINAIVVPKDPHKETTSSEEFLKLIDYSFNVIAIDEIQFFDEKMAGVCNHLANLGKRVIVAGLDLDFRGLPFRGPMSALLAYADSIDKLHAVCSVCGETASMTQRFIDDRPAKWDETIYVVGGHDIYKAVCREHHYIETPDDLSKNYKVEDHPE from the coding sequence ATGGAACAAAGCGGACACCTTGAAGTTATTTGTGGTTGTATGTATAGCGGAAAGACAGAAGAGTTGATTAGGCGCATAAGACGAGTTCTAATAGCGAAAAGAAAAGTTCAGGTTTTTAAGTCCCATAGAGATACAAGGTATTCGAAATACGAGGTTATAAGTCATACAGGAGAAAAAATAAATGCCATAGTTGTACCCAAAGACCCTCACAAAGAAACAACATCTTCCGAGGAGTTCTTAAAGTTAATAGATTATTCTTTCAATGTAATTGCTATTGATGAAATACAATTTTTTGATGAGAAAATGGCTGGTGTTTGTAACCATCTGGCTAATCTGGGCAAGCGAGTGATTGTCGCTGGTCTTGACCTAGACTTTAGAGGACTACCATTCCGAGGTCCAATGTCTGCTCTTTTGGCTTATGCCGATTCAATAGATAAGCTTCATGCAGTCTGTTCAGTTTGTGGTGAAACAGCATCAATGACCCAAAGATTCATTGATGATAGACCAGCGAAATGGGATGAAACCATTTATGTAGTCGGTGGTCACGATATATACAAAGCAGTATGCCGAGAACATCATTACATTGAAACGCCAGATGATTTATCAAAAAACTACAAAGTGGAAGATCACCCAGAATAA
- a CDS encoding fatty acid desaturase, giving the protein MNISTNTDGKTSWKKIIASYSTPDLPRSIWQLVNTLIPFFALFYLSIRSVDISLWLTLPLTLLTAGFMVRAFIIFHDCGHGSFFKSQRANDLVGIITGILAFTPYYRWKHEHAIHHATSGDLDRRGVGDVYTMTVEEYLASPWWKKLGYRVMRNPIILLLIGPTFVFVVGERIPPATGKREIASVWWTNLALAVIVTVMGLTFGWKNYLITQLLVLFFGTSAGVWLFYVQHNYEGVYWERHSEWDYFTASIKGSSFYKLPVLLQWFTGNIGFHHIHHLGSKIPNYKLPKAYNENPIFHVEPLTILSSLKCLKWRVYDEANRRLAGWEALKQYRQKSMTS; this is encoded by the coding sequence ATGAATATTTCAACTAACACGGATGGGAAAACCTCGTGGAAAAAGATCATCGCCTCTTATTCGACCCCTGACCTGCCTCGCAGTATCTGGCAGTTGGTCAATACGCTGATCCCTTTTTTCGCGCTGTTCTACCTCTCAATACGAAGCGTGGATATATCACTCTGGCTGACGCTTCCTCTCACTCTGCTCACGGCGGGATTCATGGTACGGGCATTCATTATCTTCCACGATTGTGGACACGGTTCATTCTTCAAGTCACAGCGCGCCAATGATCTTGTAGGGATCATTACTGGCATCCTGGCGTTCACTCCCTATTACCGCTGGAAACATGAGCACGCCATCCACCATGCCACAAGCGGTGACCTCGATCGGCGCGGCGTGGGTGATGTGTACACAATGACCGTAGAGGAATATCTCGCCTCCCCCTGGTGGAAGAAGCTCGGATATCGCGTAATGCGCAACCCGATCATCTTGTTATTGATCGGGCCAACCTTTGTATTCGTTGTCGGCGAAAGGATTCCACCCGCTACAGGCAAACGTGAGATCGCCAGCGTCTGGTGGACAAATCTCGCTCTGGCTGTGATCGTCACAGTGATGGGGCTGACCTTCGGCTGGAAGAACTATCTGATCACACAGTTGCTCGTCCTCTTCTTTGGGACAAGCGCAGGCGTATGGCTGTTCTACGTTCAGCACAATTATGAAGGCGTATACTGGGAGCGCCATTCTGAATGGGATTACTTTACTGCCAGCATAAAAGGAAGTTCATTCTATAAATTACCTGTCCTATTGCAATGGTTCACAGGCAACATTGGTTTCCATCATATCCATCACCTTGGCTCAAAGATCCCCAACTACAAACTGCCTAAAGCCTATAACGAAAACCCGATCTTCCACGTAGAACCGTTGACCATCCTCTCCAGCTTGAAATGCCTGAAATGGCGCGTTTACGACGAGGCCAATCGCAGGCTGGCAGGCTGGGAAGCCCTGAAACAGTACCGGCAAAAATCCATGACATCATGA
- a CDS encoding GAF domain-containing protein, whose product MESFLDKLRYLFNPSKKVSLRTAVGIALLVTFGWELITGAAGNFVYDLYKNTVHPLLLTNIKFNYYELVSLLLVIVVLLAYVIALVRNQRKRLFGIRELNEFTNMLEEGRARLYWEMLSEINRICQRALDDKNGNRIEDVVGKIFKSLFVYLDVKIFQGGAIMLPDEKDKDVLKFWFMSPDQPLSPKRFNIGKVERIDLPRGTAGKVYLMQKPHIVKIVDREKGMADDTSFHNFGLDRPITPYAAFMALPIIWNNKAIGVLSIESQKKDGFSDNDTSYLEEIAKAIAGLLVNYGFPK is encoded by the coding sequence ATGGAATCTTTTCTAGACAAACTTCGGTATTTATTTAACCCATCGAAAAAAGTATCTTTAAGAACTGCTGTTGGGATTGCACTTCTCGTTACTTTTGGGTGGGAGTTGATTACAGGTGCGGCTGGTAATTTTGTGTATGACCTATATAAGAATACTGTACACCCGCTTTTGCTAACGAATATCAAATTTAACTATTATGAACTGGTTTCCCTGCTTTTGGTAATAGTTGTTTTATTAGCTTATGTTATAGCCCTTGTTAGAAACCAGCGAAAACGTTTGTTTGGAATAAGAGAATTGAATGAGTTTACTAATATGTTAGAAGAAGGTCGAGCAAGGTTGTATTGGGAGATGCTATCGGAAATCAATAGAATATGTCAAAGAGCTCTAGACGACAAGAACGGCAACCGAATAGAAGATGTTGTTGGGAAAATATTCAAGTCACTGTTTGTTTATTTGGATGTCAAGATATTTCAGGGTGGCGCAATAATGTTACCAGATGAAAAAGATAAGGATGTATTAAAGTTTTGGTTTATGAGTCCAGATCAACCTTTAAGCCCAAAACGATTTAATATTGGAAAAGTTGAAAGGATCGATTTGCCAAGAGGTACGGCTGGGAAAGTGTACTTAATGCAAAAACCCCATATTGTGAAGATTGTTGACCGAGAAAAAGGTATGGCTGACGATACATCATTTCATAATTTCGGACTTGATAGACCTATTACGCCATATGCTGCTTTCATGGCTTTGCCAATTATTTGGAATAACAAAGCAATTGGAGTACTCAGTATAGAATCTCAAAAAAAGGATGGTTTTTCGGATAATGACACATCCTATCTAGAGGAAATAGCAAAGGCTATTGCAGGATTGCTAGTTAACTATGGTTTTCCAAAATAG
- the speB gene encoding agmatinase: MVLDLLEKSLPFAGIASFMNLPYTRNLQGADLVIAGVPFDGGTFYRPGARFGPRAIREQSVYASEFQPVYPWDYSLTERFTLIDFGDIAPLPASGGMELMLELTEAVAQDVFKAGAGLLTLGGDHTIPYGPIRAAAKHHGKLALIHLDAHQDSIGSDQIAPGSRFINHGTFASDLVTEGCIDPVHSSQVYIRTHMPPVPGDGYQIFYANEALQFLPEVLAETIKARVGNMPVYLTLDIDALDPSFAPGTGTPVPGGPTSADVRRFLKALDGLNIVAADIVEVSPVYDPSQTTAITAAFLAIDLLYLLGSAYKNRS, encoded by the coding sequence ATGGTACTCGATTTACTAGAAAAATCCCTTCCTTTTGCCGGCATAGCATCCTTTATGAATCTGCCTTATACGCGTAACCTTCAAGGTGCTGACCTTGTGATAGCTGGCGTGCCGTTCGATGGTGGCACATTCTACCGTCCGGGAGCGCGTTTTGGGCCTCGCGCCATTCGGGAGCAATCGGTTTATGCCTCCGAATTTCAGCCAGTGTATCCATGGGATTATTCCCTGACAGAACGTTTCACTTTGATTGATTTTGGCGATATTGCCCCACTACCGGCTAGCGGCGGTATGGAACTTATGCTGGAACTGACTGAGGCTGTTGCACAGGATGTCTTTAAAGCAGGGGCTGGTTTGCTAACACTTGGCGGAGACCATACCATACCTTACGGCCCCATTCGCGCAGCTGCAAAACACCATGGCAAGTTGGCGCTGATTCATTTGGATGCCCACCAAGACAGTATAGGTAGCGATCAGATTGCACCTGGTTCTCGTTTCATTAACCACGGCACATTCGCCAGTGATTTAGTAACAGAGGGCTGTATTGACCCTGTTCATTCATCACAGGTATACATTCGGACTCATATGCCACCGGTACCCGGTGATGGCTATCAAATCTTTTATGCGAATGAGGCGTTGCAGTTCCTGCCTGAAGTGCTTGCCGAAACAATCAAGGCGCGTGTCGGAAATATGCCGGTCTATCTAACACTTGATATCGACGCACTCGACCCATCGTTTGCACCTGGCACAGGGACGCCGGTCCCAGGTGGACCCACCTCTGCCGATGTCCGTCGGTTTTTGAAGGCTCTCGATGGCCTAAATATCGTAGCGGCTGATATTGTTGAGGTCAGTCCTGTCTACGATCCGTCGCAGACGACAGCGATCACGGCAGCTTTTCTTGCTATTGATCTTTTGTATTTACTTGGAAGTGCGTACAAAAATAGAAGCTGA